From Sus scrofa isolate TJ Tabasco breed Duroc chromosome 18, Sscrofa11.1, whole genome shotgun sequence, a single genomic window includes:
- the TMEM229A gene encoding transmembrane protein 229A: protein MAGSDADDQGPVPRGCAARRPGAPGGQGGEAAASRREPLSTAEVPDEGGELPAWMRLYFYGMHGITLDVLVSSARRFARSPDLRMLGFSSPYRCLLHSLTHFALEKVYLQQRRCPSAFVFNFFLYPSAHVGLQTLAGQARLLSLGGRPGGAAALGALDLALQYMLALYHCQVFLKRFLRLRYQGQQRQQQPRDAPPAPPGTRAPQAATGRQLRPRGPRGAGAAPSQGLPDLLRFLFFGMHGFLDEIFFTFFFNLLGQGDGTTSGHTSLWSFFMYGSCSFVVEKLYFHLHYSRGWGTWKRVPFYVIFIYAWELSWGLGLRTWGACSWDYSHYPLNFMGLITLMYLPGWIFLSVYQDLLSNVLWRVQYIPTN, encoded by the coding sequence ATGGCGGGCAGCGACGCGGACGACCAGGGTCCTGTGCCGAGGGGCTGCGCGGCGCGGCGTCCGGGAGCCCCCGGAGGGCAGGGAGGCGAGGCTGCCGCCAGCCGCCGGGAGCCGCTGTCCACTGCTGAAGTGCCGGACGAGGGTGGTGAGCTGCCCGCCTGGATGCGCCTCTACTTCTACGGGATGCACGGGATCACCCTGGACGTGCTCGTGTCCTCGGCGCGGCGCTTCGCTCGCAGCCCAGACCTCCGGATGCTGGGCTTCTCCTCGCCTTACCGCTGCCTCCTGCACTCGCTCACCCATTTCGCCCTGGAGAAGGTCTATCTGCAGCAGCGGCGCTGCCCCAGCGCCTTCGTCTTCAATTTCTTCCTCTACCCCTCGGCCCACGTGGGGCTGCAGACCCTGGCGGGCCAGGCGCGGCTGCTCAGCCTGGGCGGCCGGCCGGGGGGCGCAGCAGCTCTGGGGGCGCTGGATTTGGCGCTGCAGTACATGCTAGCGCTCTACCACTGCCAAGTGTTCCTGAAGCGTTTCCTGCGCTTGCGGTACCAGGGGCAGCAAAGGCAGCAACAGCCGCGGGATGCTCCTCCCGCCCCTCCAGGCACCCGGGCCCCTCAGGCAGCTACTGGCCGGCAGCTGCGACCTCGAGGCCCCAGGGGCGCCGGGGCAGCTCCCAGCCAGGGACTGCCGGACCTGCTCCGATTTCTTTTCTTCGGGATGCACGGCTTTTTGGATGAGATCTTCTTCACCTTCTTCTTTAACCTGCTGGGGCAGGGAGACGGGACGACCAGCGGTCACACGTCGCTTTGGTCCTTCTTTAtgtatggcagctgcagcttcgtgGTAGAAAAGCTCTACTTCCACCTGCACTACAGTCGCGGCTGGGGCACCTGGAAGCGAGTGCCCTTCTACGTGATCTTCATTTACGCGTGGGAGTTGTCCTGGGGTCTGGGACTCCGCACTTGGGGCGCTTGTTCCTGGGACTATTCTCACTATCCGCTCAATTTCATGGGCCTTATCACCCTGATGTATTTACCTGGTTGGATATTCCTTAGTGTGTACCAGGACCTGCTTTCCAACGTGTTGTGGCGGGTGCAGTATATACCAACTaactaa